A genomic window from Pseudocitrobacter corydidari includes:
- a CDS encoding universal stress protein — protein sequence MYKTILVPVDVFESDLADNALAHAQYLAEKAGGDIHLLHVLPEFSPMLTRGFIADAKKMQQYLQCASEEKMAQLARSLSFPQNRIHHHIRSGKVRDAVATLADELKADVVVIGSRNPAKQSHLLGSEASGILRHARVPVFVIRL from the coding sequence ATGTATAAAACGATTCTGGTTCCCGTTGATGTCTTTGAGTCCGACCTCGCCGACAACGCCTTAGCACACGCGCAATATCTGGCCGAGAAAGCCGGCGGTGATATTCATCTTCTGCATGTGCTGCCGGAATTCTCACCGATGCTCACGCGGGGTTTTATCGCCGACGCGAAGAAAATGCAGCAGTATCTACAATGTGCCAGCGAAGAGAAAATGGCGCAGCTGGCAAGGAGTCTCTCATTCCCACAGAACCGTATTCATCACCATATCCGCAGCGGGAAAGTGCGTGACGCCGTCGCGACGCTGGCGGATGAACTAAAGGCGGATGTGGTAGTGATTGGTTCGCGCAACCCGGCAAAGCAGTCGCATCTGCTGGGGTCTGAAGCCTCGGGGATTTTACGCCATGCACGCGTGCCGGTGTTTGTGATTCGCCTGTAA